A stretch of the Diorhabda sublineata isolate icDioSubl1.1 chromosome 11, icDioSubl1.1, whole genome shotgun sequence genome encodes the following:
- the LOC130450281 gene encoding eukaryotic translation initiation factor 3 subunit B, with protein MAKKKPEDKSNQNDDNTKNESDYSSNGEEPDFSDPEGYEDDISDEELLGDILKEKPKETDGVESVIVVDGVPQVGPNRIDKLKSVINKIFVKFGPIINEFYPVNSEGHTKGYIFIEYSSPNHAAEAVKHTNNFKLDKQHTFQVNIFTDFNKYEQIPNKWEPPEPQPYQGQADLHFYLLEPDAYDQFAVVTAQGQSVQIWQNTQPDPTIVEARNNWGQTYIKWSPVGTFLATFHKLGIALWAGPSFSQYKKFSHANVQFIDFSPCEKYIVTYSPQGDPHYPEQKRIIIWDIRTGIEKRSFNPEGPTAWPIFRWSHDDKYFARIGQNNDALQVYETPSFGLLDKKSIKINGIRDFNWSPTDNVVAYWVAEDKDVPASVTLLELPNRNEIRKKNLFNVADCKIHWQKSGDYLCVKVDRYSKVRKEKNEMKYSGMYCNFEIFHMKEKQIPVDSVECKEPIQAFAWEPVGSKFAMIHGESPNINVSFYEVRVGQAPILLKRFEKRACNHLFWSPSGQFIVLAGLGSNGGGSLEFVDTHEFLVMNTTDHYQMSDVEWDPTGRYVVTGVSFWKTKVDTGYWIWSFQGKILKRVNLEKFAQILWRPRPPSLLSEEKQKEIKKNLKKYYPQFESKDRMRQSKASKELIEKRAALMEKFQSYREERIQEYLEHKARRLQLRNNIDTDELDADTENVEEEVVEFFIKEEIIPVD; from the exons ATGGCGAAAAAGAAACCAGAGGATAAAAGTAATCAAAACGATGATAATACAAAAAACGAAAGTGATTATTCATCAAACGGCGAAGAGCCAGACTTTAGTGATCCCGAGGGATACGAAGACGACATTTCAGATGAAG aacTACTGGgggatattttaaaagaaaagcCCAAAGAGACTGATGGAGTTGAAAGTGTAATAGTAGTAGATGGAGTACCACAAGTCGGGCCCAATCGTATTGACAAATTAAAATCggttattaataaaatttttgtgaaatttggACCGATAATTAACGAGTTTTATCCTGTTAATAGTGAAGGGCATACGAAGGGATacatttttatagaatattcTTCACCTAACCATGCAGCTGAAGCTGTTAAACAcacaaacaatttcaaattggATAAACAACATACGTTTCAagttaatattttcactgattttaataaatatgaacaaattccaaataaatGGGAACCACCAGAACCTCAACCTTATCAGGGACAAGCTGATCTTCATTTCTACCTGCTTGAACCTGATGCATATGATCAGTTTGCAGTTGTGACTGCACAAGGGCAATCTGTACAAATTTGGCAAAATACCCAACCAGATCCTACTATTGTGGAAGCTAGAAAT aATTGGGGTCAAACTTATATTAAATGGTCTCCAGTGGGGACGTTTTTGGCAACTTTTCACAAGTTGGGTATAGCTTTATGGGCAGGACCTTCATTTTCTCAATACAAAAAGTTTTCACACGCTAATGTTCAATTCATAGATTTTTCACCTTGTGAGAAATATATAGTAACATATTCTCCACAAGGAGATCCTCATTATCCAgaacaaaaaagaataataatttggGACATTAG GACCGGTATTGAGAAACGTTCTTTCAATCCAGAAGGGCCGACAGCTTGGCCAATTTTCAGATGGTCCCACGATGACAAATATTTCGCAAGAATTGGACAAAATAATGATGCGCTTCAAGTATATGAAACACCATCTTTTGGATTGTTAGAcaaaaaatctatcaaaattaatggaattaGAGATTTCAATTGGTCTCCAACTGATAATGTTGTTGCATATTGGGTAGCCGAAGATAAAGATGTTCCTGCTAGTGTTACTTTACTTGAATTGCCTAATAGAAATGAAATTaggaagaaaaatttgtttaatgtgGCTGATTGTAAGATACATTGGCAAAAATCCGGCGATTACCTTTGCGTTAAGGTAGACAGATATTCCAAGGTTCGTAAGGAGaagaatgaaatgaaatattcag GTATGTACTGCAATTTCGAAATCTTCCACATGAAAGAGAAGCAAATCCCAGTTGATAGCGTTGAATGTAAAGAGCCAATTCAAGCTTTTGCTTGGGAACCTGTTGGATCAAAATTCGCCATGATACACGGCGAATCCCCTAACATTAACGTCAGTTTTTATGAAGTAAGAGTGGGACAAGCTCCTATTTTATTGAAGAGATTCGAAAAGAGAGCATGTAACCATTTATTTTGGTCCCCCAGCGGACAGTTTATTGTGCTTGCCGGATTGGGATCCAACGGAGGTGGATCATTGGAATTTGTAGATACACATGAATTTTTGGTCATGAATACTACAGATCACTATCAGATGTCTGATGTTGAGTGGGATCCGACCGGTAGATATGTGGTTACTGGTGTATCATTTTGGAAGACTAAAGTAGATACag gTTATTGGATTTGGTCGTTCCAAGGTAAAATCCTCAAGCGTGTCAATTTGGAAAAATTCGCGCAAATATTGTGGAGGCCTAGACCTCCCTCATTATTAAGTGAAGAAAAACAGAAGGAAATTAAGAAGAATCTTAAGAAGTATTATCCACAATTTGAGAGTAAGGATAGGATGAGACAGTCTAAAGCTTCTAAGGAACTCATAGAGAAGAGAGCCGCTCTAATGGAGAAGTTCCAGAGTTATAGGGAAGAGAGAATTCAAGAATATTTGGAACACAAAGCAAGGCGTTTACAACTTAGAAACA aTATTGATACCGACGAATTAGATGCAGATACTGAAAACGTAGAAGAAGAAGTAGTGGAATTctttataaaagaagaaataattccAGTCGATTAA
- the LOC130450282 gene encoding protein NEDD1-like, whose protein sequence is MYIASVSTTIKFHEFPNGNVIHNYQPGKVEGPVRSLSWSRDGNWLVVVPHSGQTEIVGTKDQLRLLKTIHEVDEPTAACFQNTTKKNIGIGTKSGLVLIYDIKSRNVKKRFPRASTQITHVAFTAKDSHCITGCKNGEVLVYNNVTNSPPSNLRVPKSNSITCLKTNQLKRNLVLGGSNEGIIVVWDININRSKFCTEAHKAPVNAIAISPVNVDLIVTAGADRQFCFYDIADHKCIANISVENCITAVDFSPDGTHFVMGSQNGRVYIYDSRNIQQPVNSFLAHTSAVRHIAFQNRHESSDSSVCSLSKSFDNVAITQEEKRRNKSVRTSDFFGMHLYTVDAGLDRKSIASVGGEDSFIVALGLDKDNTTESINNDVFVEDISSKPNNNDLDLPCSISLQLNKPEAGDLKMKQFSSTPIFNIHHSLSELSQTSNVMHKSTTNATNSDEIKTLVKECFSEEFKTVIDDLKNDIKYESTHTTHQMRIMFLEMHMAMVKMALKLEDFSKRIRYDPHPTSNYENSLVDEIERLRKRNDFLEEQLKNLTVAKSVNGE, encoded by the coding sequence atgTATATTGCATCAGTTTCAACGACCATTAAATTCCACGAATTTCCTAACGGCAATGTTATCCACAATTACCAACCCGGAAAGGTGGAAGGGCCGGTCAGAAGTTTATCGTGGAGTAGAGACGGCAATTGGTTAGTAGTCGTTCCGCATTCAGGTCAAACTGAAATTGTTGGTACTAAAGATCAGCTCAGACTACTGAAAACTATCCACGAAGTAGACGAGCCGACTGCAGCTTGCTTCCAGAACACTACAAAAAAGAATATTGGTATAGGAACCAAAAGCGGTTTGGTTCTAATTTACGATATCAAATCGAGGAACGTTAAAAAGAGATTTCCCAGGGCTTCTACGCAAATTACTCACGTGGCTTTCACCGCCAAAGATAGTCATTGCATAACCGGTTGTAAAAACGGTGAAGTTTTGGTTTATAACAACGTCACGAATAGCCCCCCATCGAATCTTCGTGTACCGAAATCAAATTCTATTACTTGTTTAAAAACGAACCAATTGAAAAGGAATTTGGTACTAGGGGGTAGTAACGAAGGTATAATCGTCGTATGGGATATCAATATCAACAGAAGTAAATTTTGTACGGAAGCGCACAAAGCTCCTGTCAATGCAATCGCTATATCGCCCGTAAACGTTGATTTAATAGTAACCGCAGGGGCTGATAGACAGTTTTGTTTCTACGATATAGCCGACCATAAATGCATAGCCAATATATCCGTAGAGAATTGCATAACCGCCGTCGATTTTTCTCCAGACGGTACTCATTTTGTGATGGGTTCCCAAAATGGTAGAGTCTACATCTACGATTCAAGAAACATTCAACAGCCAGTTAATTCGTTTCTTGCTCATACGAGTGCTGTAAGACATATAGCCTTCCAAAACAGACACGAATCTAGCGATTCGAGTGTTTGTAGTTTATCGAAATCATTCGATAACGTAGCGATCACTCAAGAAGAAAAGAGACGAAATAAATCCGTTAGGACTAGTGATTTTTTCGGAATGCATTTATATACAGTTGATGCTGGTTTAGATAGGAAATCTATTGCTTCAGTAGGAGGTGAAGATTCTTTTATAGTAGCACTCGGTTTAGATAAAGACAACACAACTGAGTCTATAAATAATGATGTTTTCGTAGAAGATATCAGTAGTAAACCTAATAACAACGATTTAGATTTGCCTTGTTCTATTTCGCTTCAATTAAATAAACCGGAAGCTGGGGATCTCAAAATGAAACAGTTTTCTTCCACCCCGATATTTAATATTCATCACAGTTTATCCGAGTTATCACAAACTTCCAATGTTATGCATAAATCTACTACTAACGCAACTAATTCCGATGAAATCAAAACTTTGGTCAAAGAATGTTTTAGTGAGGAATTTAAAACTGTTATTGATGATCTGAAAAACGATATTAAATATGAATCTACTCATACTACTCACCAGATGAGGATAATGTTTTTGGAAATGCACATGGCGATGGTTAAAATGGCGTTGAAGTTGGAAGATTTCTCTAAGAGGATAAGATATGATCCACATCCTACTTCTAATTATGAAAATAGCTTGGTTGATGAAATTGAAAGGCTAAGAAAAAGAAACGACTTTTTAGAAGAACAGCTGAAGAATTTAACAGTTGCTAAAAGTGTAAATGGAGAGTGA
- the LOC130450284 gene encoding dolichyl-diphosphooligosaccharide--protein glycosyltransferase subunit 4, translating into MVTDVHLAILSNALGIVLFLLVVLYHYINANYSK; encoded by the coding sequence ATGGTCACTGACGTTCATTTGGCAATACTTTCTAATGCACTTGGCATTGTCCTTTTTCTTCTGGTAGTCCTTTACCATTATATCAATGCTAATTATTCCAAGTAG